From one Pseudomonas sp. S35 genomic stretch:
- a CDS encoding bile acid:sodium symporter family protein has product MTRPRFLPDNFTLTLIATVILASLLPASGQTAVAFGWVTNLAIALLFFLHGAKLSRQAIVAGAGHWRLHLLVFSLTFVLFPLLGLALKPVLSPLIGKDLYMGMLYLCALPATVQSAIAFTSLARGNIPAAICSAAASSLFGIFLTPLLVTLLLNVHGEGSSTVDAILKISVQLLLPFVAGQIARRWIGEWVGRNKAWLKFVDQGSILLVVYGAFSEAVNEGIWHQIPLWELGGLVVACCVLLALVLVASSVLGKAFGFSQEDRITILFCGSKKSLATGVPMAQVLFAGATMGVLILPLMLFHQIQLMVCAALAQRYSQRPEAISTLMGQVDP; this is encoded by the coding sequence ATGACTCGCCCCCGTTTCCTGCCCGACAACTTCACCCTGACCCTGATCGCCACGGTGATCCTCGCGTCCTTGCTACCCGCCAGCGGCCAGACTGCCGTGGCGTTCGGCTGGGTCACCAACCTGGCCATCGCGCTGCTGTTTTTCCTGCACGGCGCCAAGCTGTCGCGCCAGGCTATCGTTGCCGGGGCGGGCCACTGGCGCCTGCACCTGCTGGTGTTCAGCCTGACGTTCGTGCTGTTCCCGCTGTTGGGCCTGGCGCTCAAGCCGGTGCTGTCGCCGCTGATCGGCAAAGACCTGTACATGGGCATGCTTTACCTCTGCGCCTTGCCGGCCACCGTGCAATCGGCGATTGCCTTCACTTCGCTGGCGCGGGGCAATATCCCGGCGGCGATTTGCAGCGCAGCGGCGTCGAGCCTGTTCGGTATCTTCCTCACGCCGTTGCTGGTGACGCTGTTGCTCAATGTTCACGGTGAAGGCAGCTCCACGGTCGATGCGATCCTGAAAATCAGCGTGCAGTTGCTGCTTCCATTTGTCGCAGGGCAAATCGCGCGCCGCTGGATCGGCGAGTGGGTCGGCCGCAACAAAGCCTGGCTGAAATTTGTCGACCAGGGCTCGATCCTGTTGGTGGTGTACGGCGCGTTCAGCGAGGCGGTCAATGAGGGTATCTGGCACCAGATCCCGCTGTGGGAGTTGGGTGGCCTGGTGGTCGCCTGTTGTGTGCTGCTGGCCTTGGTGCTGGTGGCTTCCAGCGTGCTGGGCAAGGCGTTCGGCTTCAGTCAGGAGGACCGCATCACCATTTTGTTCTGCGGTTCGAAGAAGAGCCTCGCGACGGGCGTACCTATGGCCCAGGTGCTGTTTGCCGGGGCAACCATGGGCGTGTTGATCCTGCCGTTGATGCTGTTTCACCAGATTCAGTTGATGGTCTGCGCGGCGTTGGCGCAGCGCTATTCCCAGCGACCGGAGGCGATTTCGACGTTGATGGGGCAGGTCGATCCTTGA
- a CDS encoding helix-turn-helix transcriptional regulator: MPPKGHDKTVRRSIPGLSSLPRSVYGRTESLPNRALTRRHSHPWVQLSYAISGVLEIQTSAGRFVAPPQRAVWIPAGMPHKVYSSPLTEMRSLYLDCSVTAWAAERCQVLEVSSLLRELIRHFSELPVEYNVDGPDGRLAQVVLDQLAAAPQVDLMLPLPHDPRLRQIYRSLNLRPDQQTTLGHWSEKLGVSEKTLSRLFLKDTGLTFRAWRQRLRLLSALPALEQGERVTDVALGCGYESTSAFINAFRQQFDATPGEFFP; this comes from the coding sequence ATGCCGCCTAAAGGACATGACAAAACCGTGCGCCGTAGCATCCCTGGGCTGTCCAGCCTGCCACGGTCGGTGTATGGGCGTACCGAATCACTGCCCAATCGGGCGTTGACCCGGCGCCACAGTCACCCGTGGGTGCAATTGTCCTACGCGATTTCCGGGGTGCTGGAGATCCAGACCAGCGCCGGCCGTTTTGTCGCGCCGCCGCAACGGGCGGTGTGGATTCCCGCGGGCATGCCACACAAGGTGTACAGCTCGCCGCTGACCGAGATGCGCAGCCTGTACCTCGACTGCAGCGTCACCGCCTGGGCGGCCGAGCGTTGCCAGGTACTGGAAGTGAGCAGCCTGCTGCGCGAACTGATCCGCCATTTCAGCGAGTTGCCGGTGGAATACAACGTGGATGGGCCAGACGGGCGCCTGGCCCAGGTGGTACTCGACCAGCTTGCCGCCGCGCCTCAGGTGGACTTGATGCTGCCATTGCCCCATGACCCACGGTTGCGCCAGATCTACCGCAGCCTGAACCTGCGCCCGGACCAGCAGACCACCTTGGGGCACTGGAGCGAAAAACTGGGGGTCAGCGAAAAGACCCTCAGCCGCTTGTTCTTGAAGGACACCGGCCTGACCTTCCGCGCCTGGCGCCAGCGTCTGCGCCTGCTGAGCGCCCTGCCCGCCCTGGAACAAGGCGAGCGCGTGACGGATGTGGCGCTGGGGTGTGGGTATGAGTCGACGTCGGCGTTTATCAACGCCTTCCGGCAGCAGTTCGATGCCACACCGGGTGAGTTCTTCCCTTAA